Sequence from the Lysobacter solisilvae genome:
CGGACCTGGGCGGATGCAATGCTGAAAATTGCGGTCAGAGGTGCCTTCTTCGAAGGTGAAATCGGCCCCTGTTCTGTCGTGAGAATCGGTTCTACCCCAACTTCCGCCTTGTGATTGGCGAAGTACGCTGCGCTCCATACCTGCGCGTAGTCACTGAAGGCACGGCGCCATTCGCATTGTGCCGTTCGCGTCCACCAGCAAGGAGGCGTCGCCGACGCTCACCTGCAACTCGCCGCCCTCCACCAGCCATGACTCGTCGGGCGCACCCGGCAGGGCCCGCCACGGATGGGCGGACCATCGGCCGGCGGCATCGCGGACCAGTTCGTACAACATGCCCTCTTGCATGAACAAGTGTCCCAAGCCGGTCACGGCGACCAGGCGCGAACCCAGCTTGTAGATGTCTTCCACATTCTTTTCCAGGAGCGTCTGCCGAACACCTCGGTCGTCGAGGAAGATCAGTTCGCCACCCCATTCGCCGCGATTGGAGCCGGCCAGCCAACCCCCCTCCACGCGCAGGGCGACGTTGGGTTCCTGTAACACGGTCTGGCGATGCTCGACCATGTTGTCCTTCGTCACCGCGATGAGTTCGCCCGGCTTGGCAGTTCCATCCCTGTCCTCGGCGGCGCCGTAGCTCAGGATGGTTGCGGCGAAAGACAATTTGGCCAGCCGTTCTCCGGCTTCCGGCGCGCGCAGCTTTTGCTGGGGCGACTCGTCGACCCTGGCCAGCGCCGGGACAGAACAGGCCGGCACGTCGTTGGCAATGTGCTGGTACTTGAAGAACTCGGGCATGAAGGTGTCGTCGTCGGCGGCATACGGCGTGCCGTCGCGGATTGCAGCCAAGGCCTTGGCCGCGGCCTGCCGCACCGGTGGAAACCAATGCGCCTGCGCCGCCCGCTGCAATGCCGGCTCGGCAGAGGCTGCATGCAGGCGACCGAGCGATTCGGCGGCGGACCAGTTGATCCGTACGTCTTCGGAATCATCGAGCAACGCGGCCAAGGCTTCCGCCGATGGCTCGTAGCCGATGAAGCCCAGCGCGCGCGCTGCGCCCAGGCGCACGTCCCAGTCCTCATGGCCAAGCAACTCCACCAGCAAGGGTCCCGCCGGCCGGCCTGCCCGGCCGGTCTCGGCCAGATCGCGGAGTACGTACAGGTCCGCCTGCTCGCGCAAGCGCGCGGTGAAGATGGTGCCCGCTGCGGAAGAACCGGTTCCGACCAGGGCTTCGTCCACTGCCGGTGCCAATAGCGGTGCGCGCTGCCGCAGTGCGATCAGCTGGGTTTCCAGCGAGGCACCGTCGCTCTGAAGCCTCCCGATCATCTGCAAGGCGCCTGCCGCCACCTCTGGGAGCACGCTGGGGTCAGCCGCCAATGCCATTAGACCCGGCGCCGCAAGCGCGCGCACCTCACCCATTTCGCTCAGCACATAGCCCAGGTAGTAGTGGTCGTTCGGACCACAGCCGTTGGCGCATCGGGCGGCCTCGATGATGAACGGGATGGCGCGCTTGCCCGACAGCTGGACGGCGTAGGCTTCCTGGTTGTGCGGCGCGCTCTTCGACACCAGCAAGCGCGCGACCGCCTCGCGTGCAGCCGCGTCGCTGTCCATGTGGCCCAAGGCGGGCGCCAGCCATTTCAGTTCGCGATCCAGCCCTGCCTTGACCTGAGGCAGGTAAACAGGATCGATGGCCTCCGCATCTCGCAGGCCCTTGGCCCCCATGACTGCCACGCGCTTGTCCGCGTCGGCCAGCAGGGCCACGAGGGCGGGTATGCCCTCATCAAAGCTGCGCACCCGCGCCAGCAGATCGGCCTCGGGACTCTGCATTTGCTCCGCCCGGTGCTCGGGGCGAGTCGCCAGTGCGCGAAGCTGCGTCAGGCAGGCCTGTAGCGATGCACACTCGCCGGCGGCTTGGGCGGGACCGGCCGCGAACGTGAGCAGCAGAAGGAGGGACGGCAGACGCATGCGGGTCGATCCTTGATGGACGTGCGAGTTGCAGAGCGGGGCGGCAACCGCAGCTTAGTTGGTCGCGCCGATCCCGCCTACAGTTCTACAAAGCGGCCTCAGAACGATTCACTCAGAGCTGGCTTGGGGCAACATTGGCGAAGGCCCACGCCCACGCCCAGCGACGGAGTTCCCAATGTCCACCCACAATCCACCCCCCGACAACGCCAAGCTTGACCGCATCGTCGCCGAGGCCCGGCGCCAGGCGAAGGAGCGTGAGCAGGGCTACCGCGAGCGGGCGTTGAAGATGTACCCGTGGGTCTGCGGGCGCTGTGGGCGCGAGTTCACGCGCGCGAACCTGCAGGAGCTGACGGTGCACCACCGCAATCATGACCACGACTTCAACCCGGCTGATGGCAGCAATTGGGAATTGCTTTGCCTGTACTGCCACGACAACGAGCACTCGCGCTATACCGACTACACGGGTGTCAGTGCGTCGGCTGCGGAAGATGCGCCGGCGGCGGCCACGGGGACGCCGTTCGCCAATCTGAAGGCGTTGTTGAAGCGTGGGGATTGAAACCCTCAGGCCTGCCCGGTGGCGATGTTGAATGTCTGATACGCGCCAGCCAGGGTGAGAAAGCCGCTGGCAAGCGCCAGCACGCGCAGCGTGGGCTTGATCTTCTCGTAGTCACCATAGGATGCCGTCACCCGGCGTCTGCCGCCGGCTGTGAACAGGCCGAGCAGCGAGGTGATGAAGGCAAACAGGCTTGCCACCACCATGGCGAGTGAGCCGGGAAGTGTCTCGATGGGGCCGTAGCCATCGAAGTAGAGGCCGATCCCGCAGAGGACATTCCAGGCCACGATCCACAGCCCTGCCGTCAGCAGGTTCACGTTCTTGAAGAGATCAATCATCGTCACGCCCAACGCTTGTTGCGAAAGTGGGGAAGTGGGGCCTGCGTCTGCAGGTCAGTTCGGTGCAGCCAGCTGGATGCTCTCCAGCGCGTCCTGGATCTGCGCGCGGGTTGCGGCGTCGCCCTGCGTGTACCCCGCACCGATCATGAAGAAGTAGTCGCCGGCCGGGACGATCCACATTTCCGACGTGGTGGGGAACTCGCCGCCTTCGGCCGAGCGCAGGGTGTAGTTGATCACCAGGTGGCCCGCCGGGCGCGCGGCGACGGTGGCGTCGGTGGGGGGTGTGACCACTTCGAGGTTGGCGAACTGCTGCCGGAACGACGGCAGGATGGCCTGCAGGATCGCCTTGCCGTCGCGCGGCATGGCGCCGAAGGGCTTGAGGTTGACCTTGAAGCTGGCGTTGAGGCCGTCGTAGGGCTCTTCGTGCTGGGCCAGGACCACCAGGGGCGCGGTGGTGTACTTGACGAGGTTCTGCTTGAACTCCGCGCTGCCGAAGTCGGTGCGCTTGAGGTTCTCCAGGTTCTGGGCGGCGCTGAGGTAGTGCCAGCCGTCGGGCTTGGTGAGCTGCAGGCCGACGGTGTTGTTGACGTAGTGGCTGTCGGCTTCGGCGGCGGTGGCGGCGCCGGCGACCAGCAGCAGGGCGGTCGCGATGAGGTGCTTGAACATGGGGATTCCGCTGGCGTGGATCAGAAGATGGTAGTCGGGTGGCCTTCGCCGCAACTGCAGCAGGCGCGGGGGAACTGGGCCCGGCAGGGTACTAGGACCGGGATAGCGGCGGGAGTGCGCCGGACTTGAACGTGTTCAGCTGCCCCTGCCCGGCTCCACGGGCCAGGCGCCTGCCTCAGCCCCACCGCCGCAGGTTGAGAAACTCCCGCCGCGTCTTCGGGCCGTACGTGGCAAAGCGCGGGTCGGGCGCGTTGCGGTAGTCCTCGCGCAGGCGGGTGACGGCATCGCGCGCGAGGTGCTTGTCGAGCACTTCCTTCGGCACGGGATACAGCTTGAGGGCATTGCGGCCGAACACCTTGGCGCGGATCGCCGGGGTGATTTCCGGGTAGCCGTAGCGCTCGCGGAACTGCGGCGAGATCTGGAACGCGCGGAAGGCCTGGATCTGGTCCTGCGGGCTGCCGTACCAGATGGAGTCGGTGCCCCACAGCACGTTGTCCGCGCCCAGGTGGGTGAGCAGCTTGCCCAGTGCGTGCGCGGCGGCGTCGGGGTCGCGCATCAGGAAGCGCCAGGTGGAGCCGAGCTCGGCATACACGTTGCCGCCCTGGCCGATGCCGTTGTCGCGCAGGGAGGTGATGAGGGCATCGATGCCGTCGCTGCGATTGGCGTCATACGGGCCTTCGCCTTTGTCGGTGACGAAGCCGGAGTGGTAGATCAGGAAGTTGACGTCCGGATAGCGCCTGGCCACGCGGCCGATGTCGACGCTGGTGCTGTGCTCGTAGGAACGCTGGCCGAAGGGCAGGCCCTTGTGGATGGCGATGTTGCGCACGCCCAGGCGGCGCGCTTCCTCGATCATGCGCAGGCCGGGTTCGTCGTCCATGAAGAAGCCGCGCCCGTCCGGGCCCCACTGCGTGTAGGTCTTCCAAGCCGCGATGCCGAACTGCCTGGCCAGCCGCTCCATGTCTTCGACGTCGCCGGGCTGGTTGGGGTTGACGCGGCCGTGCAGGTACAGGCGGTGGGTGCCTTCCATCTTCTCGACCAGCGCGGCGGTGGCCGCGGCTTCCTCGATGGTGAGCGGCTCGCCCGCGCGCGTGGAGGGGACGAAGCTGAGCACGGTCAGGTCGGTGTCGGAGTCGAGGAAGATGTCCTTGATGAACTCGTCGCGGCCGACGCATTGCAGGTAGCTCAGGCCCGGGCCCTGCGCGGCGGCGCAGCCTTCGGTGTTGACGAAGCCCAGGGGTCTGGCGTCGTTCGGCAATTGTTTGGTCCAGGCGCCGCTGGGATTCACGAAGTGGCCCTGGACGTCGAAGATGAATTCGTCGCCGCTGAGGACGCTACTGGCCGCGGCGGGGTCGAGGGCGGCTTCGCGCGGCAGCTCGTAAGACGCGCCGCGCTTGCAGCCGGCGAGGAAGGCGGCGTTCATTGCCAGCAGCGTGCTGGCGGCGCCGCACAGGGAGACCATGAAGTCGCGGCGGGAGAGGCCGAGGCGACGGGCGTTGTGCGTGGCGTTTTCAAAGGCGAGGCGGCGGGCTTCGCGGTGGACGGGTTCGAGGGGGACGGGGACGAATTCACCGTTGCTGGTGCTGTCGAGCTTGATCGGCAGGCGCAGGCCGTCGGGGTCATGCCGGGAGCGATGCGGGCGCATGGGGTCCTCGCTTGTCATCACGACGGGGGGAACGTAGCGCTGTGGGTGGGGTGGGCCAAGTGCCGGGGGCTGGGGTGGTGCAGGGTTGGGTGATAGCAACCGGCGCGTTGGTAGGGCGTTTGAGCTGGGCACTGGTTGGTCCGTGGCGATCGTTGGCCCCCACCCCAACCACCCCGGCCAGCAGGCACAGCCTGCTGGCGTTCGATGACGCGCGGACCAGTGGTCCGCAAGCGCGTCCTCTCAACCCCCGCGAAGCGGGGGAGGGAGTAATACGCGGCGGCACTGTTGGGTGCGTGGCGATCGTTGGCCCCCAACCCAACCCTCCCCCGCAGAGCGGGGGAGGGAGTGATTCGCCGCGGCTTCTTGTGATGCGTGGCGATCGTTGACCCCTACCCCAACCACCCCGGCCAGCATGCACAACCTGCTGGCGTTCGACGACGCGCGGACCAGTGGTCCGCAAGCGCGTCCTCTCACCCCCCGCAGAGCGGGGAGGGAGTGGTGTGCCGGACGTCACCGTGACCGTTGGTTTGCTTCCGGCTTCGGCCAAATGATGCCAAGGAGATTTGCAGGCGCGTTGTTAGTTTTCCCGGCCACTGGCCTGACAAGGAGAACCCATGAAAGCGCTGTATCTGCTGGCGGCAACCTCGGTGATCTTCCTCGTTCCTCATGGCGCGCACGCGGCCGAGAGTTACGACAACTGCACCGGCTACATCACCTCGGTGCCCACCACCATCACCACGCAGGGCACCTGGTGCCTGAAGAGCGACGTGTCCGCGGCGATCGCCAGCGGTGCGGCCATTACGGTGGGCGTCAACAACGTCACGCTGGACTGCAACGGCTTCAAGCTGGGTGGGCTGGCCGCGGGCGTCGGCACGCTGGCCAAGGGCGTGCATGCCAAGGACCGGGTGGGCGTGACGGTGCGCCACTGCAACATCCGGGGCTTCCACTATGGCGTGCTGTTCGAAGGCGGCGCCGGGCATGTCGTGGAGGACGACACCTTCTACGGCAATACCTTCGCCGGGGCTTCGGCGACGACCGTCGACAGCGTGATCATCCGCGACAGTGTGTTCACCGACACCGGCGGCAGCAGCGTGACCAGCTGGCCCAATCCCGTGCAGGTGGTCGGCGGGTCGGGTGCCATCGTCAGCGACAACGTGATCAACGGGGTCGTACCGGGCGGCACGAGTGGCAATGTCGACGGAATCCAGATGTCGTCCACGGCCAGGGGCGCCGTGGTGTCGGGCAATCGCATCTTCGGGCTCAACGCCGGGACCAACGGCACCGCCACCGGCATCACGCTGAGCCCTTATGGGAAGTCGCTGGACAACATCGTGGACGACATCAACAGCGGCGGTGGCGGCAGCAGTTCGCGTGGCGTGTTCTGCCTGAGCGGCACGGCCTCGGACCAGGGCATCGTGCGGAATACGGTGGTCACCCGCACCACGAACTTCTGGGCGGGCAGCTGCGTGGAGGCTGGCGGTAACGTGCATCGGCCGTAACGCGACAGCGGTACCCGGCACGTTGGGCTGGCGCACCAACCCCCAAAAAAATGGCGGCCATTGGCCGCCATTTTTTCGCTTGCGTTTCCGTTACACGGTCACGGGATTGGGCTTTTCGCCGTCGATCTTGTACTGCTTGATCGCGCGCGCCACGTCCTTCGCCGTCATCTTGCCTTCCGCCGCAAGCGCCGCGATGGCGGCGTGGGCGATGTGGAAGCGGTCGACTTCGAAGTGGCGGCGCAGGTTGGCGCGGGTGTCGCTGCGGCCGAAGCCGTCGGTGCCCAGCACGGTGTAGCGCATCGGGACGAACTCGCGGATCTGGTTGGCGAAGGTGCGCACGTAGTCGGTGGCGGCGATCGCGGGGCCCTGGCGGCCTTCCAGCAGCGAGGTGACGTAGGGCTGGCGGGCGGTCTTGGCTTCCGGGTTCAGGCGGTTGAAGCGGACGGCGTCCTCGCCGTCGCGCGCCAGCTCGGTGAAGCTCGGGCAGGACCAGATGTCGGCGGTGACGCCGAAGTCCTTGTCGAGCAGTTCGGCGGCGGCGATGGCTTCGCGCAGGATGGTGCCGGAACCCAGCAGCTGCACGCGCAGTTCGCCCTTCTTCGGCTTGCCGGCGTCCTTGAGCAGGTACATGCCCTTGATGATGCCCTCGGCCGCGCCCTCGGGCATGTCCGGGTGGGCGTAGTTCTCGTTCATCAGGGTGATGTAGAAGTACTCGTCGCGCTGTTCGGCGAGCATGCGCTGCATGCCGTACTGGACGATCACGGCCACTTCGAAGCCGAAGGTGGGATCGTAGCTGCGGCAGTTCGGGATCGCGCTGCTGAGCAGGTGGCTGTGGCCGTCCTCGTGCTGCAGGCCTTCACCATTCAACGTGGTGCGGCCGGCGGTGGCGCCGAGGAGGAAGCCGCGGGCGCGCATGTCGGCGGCCTGCCAGCAGCTGTCGCCGACGCGCTGCATGCCGAACATCGAGTAGTAGATGTAGAACGGCAGCATCGGCAGGTCGTTGGTGCTGTAGCTGGTGGCGCAGGCCATCCAGCTGGAGAACGCGCCGCACTCGGTGATGCCCTCTTCCAGCACCTTGCCGGCCGCGTCCTCGCGGTAGTACATCAGCTGGTCGCGGTCGACCGGCTTGTACTTCTGGCCGAACGGGGCGTAGATGCCGATCTGGCGGAACAGGCCTTCCATGCCGAAGGTGCGCGCCTCGTCGGCGACGATCGGCACGCAGCGCGGGCCGACCTGCTTGTCGCGCAAGGTGATGTTGAGCACCTGCACGAAGGCCATGGTGGTGCTGATCTCGCGGTCGCCGCTGGACTTGAGCAGACGGTCGAAGGTTTCCAGCGCGGGCACTTCCAGCGTCTGCGTGCTCTTGCGGCGACGCTGCGGCAGGTAGCCGCCCAGGGCCTTGCGGCGTTCGTGCAGGTATTCCACTTCCGGCGAGTCCTTGCCGGGGTGGAAGAACGGCACGGCGCTGTCTTTCAGCTGGTCGTCGGTGACCGGGATGTTGAAGCGGTCGCGGAAGATGCGCACGGCATCGTCGTCGAGCTTCTTGGTCTGGTGGGTCGGGTTGAGCGCCTCGCCGGCCTGGCCCATGCCGTAGCCCTTGACCGTCTTGGCCAGGATCACGGTGGGCATGCCGCGGGTTTCGGTGGCCTGCTTGTAGCTGGCGTAGACCTTGTGCGGGTCGTGGCCGCCGCGGTTGAGGCGCCAGATGTCGTCGTCGCTCATGTTGGCGACCAGGGCGGCGGTTTCCGGGTACTTGCCGAAGAAGTTGTCGCGCGTGTACTTGCCGCCGAAGGCCTTGCAGTTCTGGTATTCGCCGTCGACGGTTTCCATCATCAGCTGGCGCAGGCGGCCGCTGGTGTCGCGGGCGAGCAGCGGATCCCAGTAGCTGCCCCAGATGTTCTTGATGACGTTCCAGCCGGCGCCGCGGAAGCCGCCTTCCAGTTCCTGGATGATCTTGCCGTTGCCGCGCACCGGGCCGTCCAGGCGCTGCAGGTTGCAGTTGATGACGAACACCAGGTTGTCCAGGCCTTCGCGGCCGGCGACCGAGATCGCGCCCAGGCTCTCGGGCTCGTCGCACTCGCCGTCGCCCATGAAGCACCAGACCTTGCGGTCGGTCTTGGGCATCAGGCCGCGGCCTTCCAGGTACTTCCAGTTGCGCGCCTGGTAGATGGCGCTGATCGGGCCCAGGCCCATGGAGACGGTGGGCGTCTGCCAGTAGTCGGGCATCAGCCAGGGGTGCGGGTAGGAGCTGATGCCGCGGCCGTCGACTTCCATGCGGAAGTTGTCGAGCTGGTTCTCGCTGATGCGGCCTTCCAGGAAGCTGCGGGCGTAGATGCCGGGCGAGCTGTGGCCCTGGATGTACAGCAGGTCGCCGGGGTGGTCGTCGGACGGGGCGCGCCAGAAGTGGTTGAAGCCGACGTCGTACAGCGTGGCGGCCGAGGCGAAGCTGGCGATGTGGCCGCCCAGGTCACCGGGCTTGCGGTTGGCGCGCACGACCATGGCCAGCGCGTTCCAGCGGATGATCGAGCGGATCCGCCATTCCATCGCGGCGTCGCCGGGGCTCTTGGCCTCCAGGTGCGGCGGGATGGTGTTGATGTATTCGGTGGTGGGCTGGAACGGCAGGTGCGCGCCGGCGCGGCGGGTCACCTCGACCATGCCCTCCAGCAGTTGGTGGGCGCGGGGCGCGCCTTCGCGCGCGATCACGGCCTGCATCGATTCGATCCACTCGCGGGTCTCGGTGGGATCGGGGTCGTTGAGGAGCAGCTCGTTCAGCCAGTTCATGGGGGTGGGGGCTCCGCGCGGCGCATCGGCCACGCTCTATGGGGGCATTGGAGTTAGAGCCGGAATTCTAACCTCCCCGTCCGCGGGGCTGGTCGCGGGGCCGCGAGGGCGGGATCGCGCGTCCGGCGCGGGCGGCGGCACCGGCCTTCATGTCCAAATCGTTATGTGAACCCGTGCCCGGAAGGGCCTGTCCACGGCCCGTGAAGGCTTACCGCCAGACCCGGCAAAGGGCATGATGGCGGCCCGCCAACCCGGTGGCGCCCCAGGCGCCTTTCGATGATCAAGACCCTGGTGACCGGCGGTGCCGGATTTCTCGGCTCGCACCTGTGCGAACGCCTGCTGCGCGACGGCCATGACGTGCTGTGCGTGGACAACTTCTTTACCGGCTCCAAGCAGAACATCGCCCACCTGCTGGGCAATCCCTATTTCGAGCTGATGCGGCACGACGTGACCTTCCCGCTCTACGTGGAGGTCGACCGCATCTTCAACCTGGCCTGCCCGGCCTCGCCGATCCACTACCAGTTCGACCCGGTCCAGACCACCAAGACCAGCGTGCATGGCGCGATCAACATGCTGGGCCTGGCCAAGCGGCTGAAGGCGCGCATCCTGCAGGCCTCCACCAGCGAGGTCTACGGCGATCCGGAAGTGCATCCGCAGACCGAGGACTACTGGGGCCGCGTCAATCCGGTCGGTATCCGCTCGTGCTACGACGAGGGCAAGCGCTGCGCCGAGACGCTGTTCTTCGACTACTTCCGCCAGCACGGCCTGGACATCAAGGTGGTGCGGATCTTCAACACCTACGGGCCGCGCATGCACCCCAACGACGGGCGCGTGGTCAGCAACTTCATCGTGCAGGCGCTGCGCGGGCAGGACATCACCATCTACGGCGATGGCAGCCAGACGCGCAGCTTCTGCTACGTGGACGACCTCGTCGAAGGCTTCGTGCGGATGATGGAGACGCAGCCCGGCTTCACCGGCCCGATCAACATGGGCAACCCCGGCGAGTTCACCATGCTGGAGCTGGCCGAGAAGGTGGTGGCGCTGGTGGGCGGGCAGTCGAAGCTGGTGTTCAAGCCGCTGCCGCCGGACGACCCGCGCCAGCGCCAGCCGGACATCTCGCTGGCCCGCGACAAGCTGGGCTGGCAGCCGAAGGTGGGCCTGGAAGACGGCCTGCGCGAAACCATCGCCTATTTCCGCCGCACCCTGGAGCTGTGAGATGGTGACCACCACGCTTCCCCCCGCGCCGGAGGCCAGGACCATGGCCGCGCCTGACAAGACCGCCGCCACGACCGCTGCCCCGGCGGCGGCGTCCACCGCCGCGGCGCCGGCGACGACACGTTTCTCGGTGATCGTCACCTGCTACAACTACAAGGCCTTCGTCGAGGAAGCGGTGGACAGCGCGCTGGCGCAGACGCACGCGCCGGCGCAGGTGATCGTGGTGGACGACGGCTCCACCGACGGCAGCACCGAACTGCTGCGCGCGCGCTATGGCGACGATGAGCGCGTGACCCTGCTCTGCGGCCCGAACGGCGGCCAGCTGGCGGCCTTCGTCCGCGGCGTTGAGGCGGCCACCGGCGAGGTGCTGTGCTTCCTCGATGCCGACGACCGCTGGGAGCCGGGCTACCTGCAACAGCTGGCGGCGGTGTACGACACGCGGCCGGACGTGGGCTTCGTCTTCAGCGACATCCACCTGTTCGGCCAGGAGACGCGTCGGATCGGCTATGCCGACCGCGCGATCGACCTGGGCTACACCGCCATCGCCACCTATGCGCTGACGCACTGGTATGGCGCGCCGACGTCGGCCCTGTCGCTGCGCCGGGCCTGCGCGCAGCGCTGCCTTGACCTGCCCGCCGACCAGGCGCGCATCTGGCGCCTGTCGGCCGACAACTGCCTGGTGTACGGCGCCAGCGTGCTGGGCGCGCGCAAGTATTTCCTGCCCACCGGCTGCGTGGGCTACCGCATCCACGGCAACAACGGCTGGTGGTCGAAGCGGTCGGCGACGAACAACTATCACAACCGCCTGGCCTCGCGCGCGCTCATCGCGCACTACGCGCGGGTGGCGGGGATCGACGAGTCCTGCCTGGAACTCACCAGGCTGGAGTACCGGACCAAGCCCGATCCGGGCTGGGACGAGACCAAGCGCTACGCTACATTGGCGCTGCGCGGGCAGGCGCCGTGGTGGAAGCGCCTCGAGCGCGCGCTGAGCGTGCTCAGCACGCGCCGCCGCAAGCGCCGCGGGTCGCAGCGCGGGTAGGACGCGGGTAGCGACGTCATCCTGGCGTTCGCCGGGAGAGCTGCGTTGAAGATCCTCTTTACGAATTTCCACGAAGGCGACGGCGGTGGGCACACCACCTACGTCGTCGCGCTGGCACGCGGGCTGGCCGGCCGCCACGAGGTGCACGTCGCCGCGCCCGAGGGCAGCCGCCTGCTGCGCGAGGCGCGCGAAGTGCCGGGCGTGACCGCGCTGGCGCAGGCGTTTCCGAACGGGCTGCGGGAACTGGCCGCGCGTCGGCGGGCCTTGCAGGCGCTGGCCGCGCGGCTGCGCGCGGAAGCCTACGACGTGGTGCACGTCAACGGCTCGGCCGACCACCGGCTGGTGCTGGCGGCGATGGGCGGCCTGCCGCGCCGGCCGAAACTGGTGCTGACCAAGCACAACTCCAAACCCCTGGGCGGCTTCGGCCATGCATGGCGGGCGCGGTCCACCGACCAGGTGATCGCGGTGTGCGATTTCACCCTGCGCCAGTTGCGGCAGTCGGCGTACCGCCGCTGCGCGCTGGCGACGGTGCACAACGGCATCGACGTGGCGCATTTCTCGCCGTGGCCGGAGCAGCAGGCGCTGGCCGAACGGCAGCGGTGGTTCGGCGACTTCGGCGGGCTGGTGCTGGGCAGCACGGCGGGCACGGCGGCGTACAAGGGCTGGATGGACCTGGTCGAGGCCCTGGCGCTGCTGCCGGCCGATGCGCGCGCGCAGGTGCGCGTGCTGATGGCGGGCAAGCCGCCGGGCGCGGAACAGGTGGCCCGGATCGACGCGCTGGGGCTGGCTTCGCAGGTGGTGTTCACCGGCCTGCTGACGGACGTGCGGCCGGCGGTGGCGGCCATCGATGCGGGCTTCGTGTTGTCGTATGACGTGGAGACGATCTCCTTTGCCTGCCGCGAGATGATGGCGATGGGCAAGCCGGTGCTGCTGAGCGACTACGCGGGGCTGCCGGAAAACGTCGCCGAAGGCCGCGAAGGCTGGGTGGTGCCGGTGCGCGACCGGCGGGCGATTGCCGCCGCGGTGGAGAAGATCCTGGCGCTGCGGCCGCGCCTGCCGGCGATGGGCGCGGCGGCGCGCGAGCGCGCGGCGCGCGAGTTCGGCATCGAGCTGTTCGTGGAGCGGACGCTGGCGGTGTATGCGGCGGTGCTGGGGATGTCGGCTGGGTAGCGGCGGGCGGTGGGCGGTTTGAGGACGCGGCGATCGGTGGCCCCCATCCCAACCGTCCCCCGCGGAGCGGGGGAAGGGGCTGAGGCGCGGCGATCGGTGGCCCCCATCCCAACCGTCCCGGCCAGCAGGCACAGCCTGCTGGCGTTCGATGACGCGCGGACCAGTGGTCCGCAAGCGCGTCCTCTCACCCCCCGCGGAGCGGGGGGAAGGGGCTGAGGCGGGCGCAGCGCGCGGCGGCGCGTTTGGAGACTGCGGCGGTTTGCGCTCACCCCGGCGCGGCGCGGCGCGGCGCGGCCCTGTCACTTGCCTTCTGCCGTGATCCATTACAGGGTGGCCGGGTCGTGGCCGTGGCTGCCCTGGCGCGATGACTGACGCCTTCAGGCCGCGGGCCCCGCCCGCGGCGCTGCCACCGCAAGGGGGTTCGCGAACGGATGAGCGCGCAGGTGTCCCCGGACCGGCCCATCTCGGCCTCGGTGGCGAGAGTCTCGCTGCGCCGCAGCGTGCGTGCGCGGGTGGTGTTCTGGGGCGCGCTGCTCAATGCGCTGCTGCTGTTGCTGGTGCTGGCGGCGTCGTTCTTCATCGCCCGGCAGATCCTGTGGAACAACGCCCAGAACCGGGTCCGCCAGCAGACCGACCAGCAGGCCGAGCGGATCGGCGCGACCCTGCGCTCGGTGGCCATCAGCGCCGGCATCGTCAACCTGCTGGCCCGCGAGCATCCGACCGACACGCGGCGGCTGGTCGAACTGCTCAATGCCTCGGTGGATGCCGATCCCGACGCCAGCGGCGGCCTGATCGCGCTGGAACCGGGCGTGGCCGACCCCCGCGGATT
This genomic interval carries:
- a CDS encoding HEAT repeat domain-containing protein, which translates into the protein MRLPSLLLLLTFAAGPAQAAGECASLQACLTQLRALATRPEHRAEQMQSPEADLLARVRSFDEGIPALVALLADADKRVAVMGAKGLRDAEAIDPVYLPQVKAGLDRELKWLAPALGHMDSDAAAREAVARLLVSKSAPHNQEAYAVQLSGKRAIPFIIEAARCANGCGPNDHYYLGYVLSEMGEVRALAAPGLMALAADPSVLPEVAAGALQMIGRLQSDGASLETQLIALRQRAPLLAPAVDEALVGTGSSAAGTIFTARLREQADLYVLRDLAETGRAGRPAGPLLVELLGHEDWDVRLGAARALGFIGYEPSAEALAALLDDSEDVRINWSAAESLGRLHAASAEPALQRAAQAHWFPPVRQAAAKALAAIRDGTPYAADDDTFMPEFFKYQHIANDVPACSVPALARVDESPQQKLRAPEAGERLAKLSFAATILSYGAAEDRDGTAKPGELIAVTKDNMVEHRQTVLQEPNVALRVEGGWLAGSNRGEWGGELIFLDDRGVRQTLLEKNVEDIYKLGSRLVAVTGLGHLFMQEGMLYELVRDAAGRWSAHPWRALPGAPDESWLVEGGELQVSVGDASLLVDANGTMRMAPCLQ
- a CDS encoding YajD family HNH nuclease, with product MSTHNPPPDNAKLDRIVAEARRQAKEREQGYRERALKMYPWVCGRCGREFTRANLQELTVHHRNHDHDFNPADGSNWELLCLYCHDNEHSRYTDYTGVSASAAEDAPAAATGTPFANLKALLKRGD
- a CDS encoding amidohydrolase family protein; the protein is MRPHRSRHDPDGLRLPIKLDSTSNGEFVPVPLEPVHREARRLAFENATHNARRLGLSRRDFMVSLCGAASTLLAMNAAFLAGCKRGASYELPREAALDPAAASSVLSGDEFIFDVQGHFVNPSGAWTKQLPNDARPLGFVNTEGCAAAQGPGLSYLQCVGRDEFIKDIFLDSDTDLTVLSFVPSTRAGEPLTIEEAAATAALVEKMEGTHRLYLHGRVNPNQPGDVEDMERLARQFGIAAWKTYTQWGPDGRGFFMDDEPGLRMIEEARRLGVRNIAIHKGLPFGQRSYEHSTSVDIGRVARRYPDVNFLIYHSGFVTDKGEGPYDANRSDGIDALITSLRDNGIGQGGNVYAELGSTWRFLMRDPDAAAHALGKLLTHLGADNVLWGTDSIWYGSPQDQIQAFRAFQISPQFRERYGYPEITPAIRAKVFGRNALKLYPVPKEVLDKHLARDAVTRLREDYRNAPDPRFATYGPKTRREFLNLRRWG
- a CDS encoding right-handed parallel beta-helix repeat-containing protein: MKALYLLAATSVIFLVPHGAHAAESYDNCTGYITSVPTTITTQGTWCLKSDVSAAIASGAAITVGVNNVTLDCNGFKLGGLAAGVGTLAKGVHAKDRVGVTVRHCNIRGFHYGVLFEGGAGHVVEDDTFYGNTFAGASATTVDSVIIRDSVFTDTGGSSVTSWPNPVQVVGGSGAIVSDNVINGVVPGGTSGNVDGIQMSSTARGAVVSGNRIFGLNAGTNGTATGITLSPYGKSLDNIVDDINSGGGGSSSRGVFCLSGTASDQGIVRNTVVTRTTNFWAGSCVEAGGNVHRP